The Dreissena polymorpha isolate Duluth1 chromosome 2, UMN_Dpol_1.0, whole genome shotgun sequence nucleotide sequence ggACATAAAAAGATAAGATGTTACAGGTCATTACAAGCAACaacattaaaatcacattttaatgcccttaattattttcatttttgtgtaaaaaaaaaccttCTAACTATGTAAGAAAATTATCAGAAAAGTTGCATAGAGTAAATttgttttttcaacttttttattATCCAAAGACATCTTAGAAAAGTCTGCGCTTAAAGCTACCCATCTTCATCACTACTCCATGAATCTGCTGTCAATGGATTCACCGCTACAGGACTCAACAAATCTTTTACCTCTGCACCATTAAATTTCATAGCACCATTTTCTGAAACCTTTCTATCTATTTTACATTCACTTGCAGATGTTGTTTTCCTTATTGCTCGTTTAATTTTTCTAGTCAGCGAAGAATATCCCGTGTCATCCAGTTTTGGTGTCCACACTAAAATGTTTCTATCCATTCCAGCAGAGTAAAGCTCATGAAAATCTGGGTGAAACAAACAACAATTCATGGACGAGTAATGCCCAGTCAATGTGTACAAATTCTTTCCTGACATCATGTCCAAAGCATGTATACAGGGGTTTCTTTTTGTATCATTTGGCATGAAGACAAGGTCACGGTTACAGGCGGAAGAAACGGCAAATTGCAGCGATTTTTTTGAGCGGTTAGAAACAGAGATGTAGTTGACTCCGACGTTTCTACCAGTGGTCGTGTCCCAGAGATGGAGTGCATTGTCGTTGCCGCAGGATACAAGGTACAAACCATCAGCTGAGAACTGCAGACCGTTCACAGCGATGTTGTGAGCTATGCAGGCTACAA carries:
- the LOC127867512 gene encoding DNA excision repair protein ERCC-8-like isoform X2; this translates as MNCVSRILVCLLAGGGDGFIIIYDVFRPIGKERYTFPSVGTIALNNRHRHKFSVETVLWYPLDTGLFTSSGTDCLLKVWDTNRLKPADEYQFSGLVNSHHMSPIATKHCLIAVATNSSTVKLVDLKSGSSTHSLKGHDTSVFVVKWSPHNEFTLATGGGDGKIMLWDIRNAKGSLIQFDKYNGTPPQENFEHSSCIAHNIAVNGLQFSADGLYLVSCGNDNALHLWDTTTGRNVGVNYISVSNRSKKSLQFAVSSACNRDLVFMPNDTKRNPCIHALDMMSGKNLYTLTGHYSSMNCCLFHPDFHELYSAGMDRNILVWTPKLDDTGYSSLTRKIKRAIRKTTSASECKIDRKVSENGAMKFNGAEVKDLLSPVAVNPLTADSWSSDEDG